The following coding sequences lie in one Crassostrea angulata isolate pt1a10 chromosome 10, ASM2561291v2, whole genome shotgun sequence genomic window:
- the LOC128166900 gene encoding aquaporin-like, which produces MSESNGIIMEEEKITNISIFESKVRPILAEFIGSIILTSIVCAGAINTLSSGLNNGVIYGLTMVFLIIAFGDMSGGYFNPVITLGYTLARVLSIPQAVCYFFAQIIGGIVGAALVRASYPESEFGGSWLYGSLWKDILLEAMLSEAIPTLILVLTVLITTLDKKKRRLSPLAIGFSIIVCSVTSYSERRREFTFMNPALSFGPAVAYSTPYDGGELWKYHYVYWVGPLVGTLVASLLYRFVFALGSRRIRIPKPCFKKQPFNSGEKYAA; this is translated from the exons ATGTCCGAATCAAATGGTATTATAATGGAAGAAGAAAAGATAACGAACATTTCGATTTTCGAATCGAAGGTTCGTCCAATTCTTGCTGAGTTCATTGGATCTATCATTCTGACGTCTATAGTGTGTGCTGGTGCAATAAACACATTGAGTAGTGGTCTTAATAATGGAGTTATTTATGGACTTACAATGGTATTTCTCATCATTGCATTCGGTGATATGAG TGGGGGTTATTTTAACCCCGTTATAACACTTGGCTACACCCTGGCAAGAGTTCTGTCAATTCCTCAGGCGGTCTGTTACTTCTTTGCTCAAATAATCGGAGGAATTGTTGGAGCGGCCTTAGTGCGG GCTAGTTACCCGGAATCCGAATTCGGTGGAAGTTGGTTATATGGAAGCCTTTGGAAGGATATTCTGTTAGAAGCCATGTTGTCTGAGGCCATACCAACTTTAATCCTTGTTTTGACTGTCCTTATCACTACTTTGGATAAAAAAAAGCGTCGACTCTCCCCATTGGCCATTGGGTTTTCTATCATTGTCTGCTCCGTTACAAG CTACTCGGAGAGACGACGTGAATTTACATTTATGAATCCTGCCTTAAGTTTTGGTCCTGCTGTAGCATACTCTACGCCGTATGACGGTGGCGAATTATGGAAATATCATTATGTGTACTGGGTAGGCCCTCTTGTGGGGACATTGGTGGCCTCTCTCTTGTACAG ATTTGTTTTTGCTTTGGGGAGTAGGCGGATTCGGATCCCAAAACCCTGCTTCAAAAAACAGCCTTTCAATTCTGGAGAAAAATATGCTGCTTAA
- the LOC128166899 gene encoding aquaporin AQPcic-like: MSESNDFIIEEEKITDTSIFESRVRPILAEFMGSIILVSVVCVGAVNTESTTMNAVIYGFTMMFLIITFGEMSGGYFNPVITLGYTLARVISIPQAVCYFFAQIIGGIVGAALVRASSPNRKYIPEFNGYHSLWFYRMDEMETQMTIMLSEAIPTFILVLTVLITTLDRKKRWLSPLAIGFSIIVCSYTGFTKWRGSTSMNPLLRFCPAVAFSGRDDGETLWKIHYVYWIGPIVGTLVASLLYRFVFALGSKRIRIHRPCCQNQPYNSEGNYTNKTPDEFANIGKNLP; this comes from the exons ATGTCCGAatcaaatgattttataataGAAGAAGAAAAGATAACGGACACTTCGATTTTCGAATCGAGAGTTCGTCCTATTCTTGCCGAATTTATGGGATCTATCATTTTGGTGTCTGTAGTGTGTGTCGGAGCAGTGAACACAGAGAGTACTACAATGAATGCGGTGATTTATGGATTCACAATGATGTTTCTGATCATTACATTTGGTGAAATGAG TGGGGGTTATTTTAACCCCGTCATAACACTTGGCTACACCCTGGCAAGAGTAATATCGATTCCTCAGGCTGTGTGTTACTTCTTCGCACAAATAATTGGAGGAATTGTTGGAGCAGCCTTAGTACGG GCCAGTTCCCCGAATAGGAAATACATTCCCGAATTCAATGGATACCATTCACTATGGTTTTATAGAATGGATGAAATGGAAACTCAGATGACAATCATGTTGTCTGAGGCCATACCAACATTCATCCTTGTTTTGACTGTCCTTATCACTACCTTGGATCGAAAAAAGCGTTGGCTCTCCCCTTTGGCTATTGGGTTTTCTATAATAGTCTGTTCCTATACAGG CTTTACTAAATGGCGTGGATCTACATCTATGAATCCCCTGTTACGTTTCTGTCCGGCTGTAGCATTTTCTGGTCGTGATGACGGTGAAACGCTATGGAAAATTCATTACGTGTACTGGATAGGCCCTATTGTAGGGACTCTGGTAGCCTCTCTTTTATACAG ATTTGTTTTTGCCTTGGGAAGTAAACGGATTCGGATCCATAGACCCTGCTGCCAGAACCAGCCTTATAATTCCGAGGGGaattatacaaataaaacacCAGATGAATTTGCCAATATTGGCAAAAATTTGCCGTAA